In Halostagnicola kamekurae, the following are encoded in one genomic region:
- a CDS encoding tyrosine-type recombinase/integrase, producing the protein MSGSTDRRAARGGTSVKEAVSRYLGSLDSGGSRSTMRSPLTEFADFCDQEGVQRVGALETNTLREYGMYLRERAIDQELAASTANTYFNYVRAFLSFCVRDELLDTNPANTQRAEEFLPEDKGDRNRQFWDPKHRQQLINYVTERVDLALEDTIDVSREIAYRDRAIVVLLADAGVRGAELFRDPRDDARNGVTWGDVDLENHSLEVFGKSRQYERVGLPSAARDALDRYRRVAEPPTDAWPIFPTGHAPSKYAAYREVTGRDLDENVDIDDALRNAEIPPPALTKAGGRSVMKRLTQEAGIDLEDGEYLKPHGARRALGAELYEKGHSELAQSALRHKSIETTHESYSDIQAKDVAQGIDEVRE; encoded by the coding sequence ATGTCTGGATCAACTGATCGACGGGCTGCTCGCGGGGGGACGAGCGTCAAGGAGGCGGTTTCGCGCTATCTCGGCTCGCTGGACTCGGGCGGCTCTCGGTCGACGATGCGGTCACCGTTGACCGAATTCGCGGACTTCTGTGATCAAGAGGGGGTACAGCGAGTCGGCGCACTCGAGACGAACACGCTCCGCGAGTACGGAATGTATCTTCGCGAGCGTGCCATCGACCAAGAGCTGGCAGCGTCGACGGCGAATACATACTTTAACTACGTGCGCGCGTTTCTCTCCTTTTGCGTCCGCGACGAACTATTAGACACGAATCCGGCAAATACACAGCGCGCAGAAGAGTTCCTCCCCGAGGACAAAGGCGATCGCAATCGTCAGTTTTGGGACCCCAAACACCGCCAGCAGCTCATCAATTATGTCACCGAACGCGTGGACCTAGCCCTCGAGGATACGATCGATGTCTCTCGCGAAATCGCCTATCGAGACCGAGCGATCGTGGTTTTGCTCGCCGATGCTGGCGTTCGTGGCGCTGAACTGTTCCGCGATCCGCGCGACGACGCCCGCAACGGCGTGACTTGGGGCGACGTCGACCTCGAGAACCACTCTCTTGAGGTATTCGGGAAATCCCGTCAGTACGAGCGCGTTGGGCTTCCATCGGCCGCTCGAGACGCACTCGATCGGTATCGGCGCGTTGCTGAGCCGCCGACTGACGCGTGGCCGATCTTTCCAACTGGGCACGCTCCCTCGAAATATGCAGCGTATCGTGAGGTGACTGGGAGAGATCTGGATGAGAATGTCGATATTGACGATGCGCTCCGAAATGCTGAGATTCCGCCGCCAGCACTCACGAAGGCCGGTGGTCGATCAGTGATGAAACGGCTTACACAGGAAGCTGGTATCGACCTTGAAGACGGCGAGTATTTGAAACCGCACGGCGCGAGACGGGCGCTTGGAGCAGAGCTCTACGAGAAGGGCCACTCTGAACTTGCGCAGTCGGCACTTCGGCACAAATCAATCGAGACGACCCACGAGTCGTACTCCGACATTCAGGCCAAGGATGTTGCTCAGGGGATTGATGAAGTACGAGAATAG
- a CDS encoding ParA family protein: MLSYTVYSEAGGVGKTTLTANLAVAHARAGLDVLVVPLDPQDGDLSRMLGVDDDRARSDVDNLVRHIVNSPKGAFKDLPKTAEGVDILPEHNMLSDLRDHLEREQSKAEDFGDAYNIYAQLQRVLQEGGVGDHYDVLICDPPATESDHLYNAIYATRNLLIPFEPSAKGEASVEGLQELATNFADQLNIEIGVLGAVPMGVKNTSDQEQLIDDIEFPVPEVIGDRTSLMEGCWKKQCSAFKYVREYRDRQRDYELETLAKVDRIARHIESERGIEAPNPPEPGALEHGVVQ, translated from the coding sequence ATGCTATCGTACACTGTTTACAGCGAAGCTGGCGGCGTTGGGAAGACAACGCTAACGGCGAATCTAGCCGTTGCGCACGCTCGAGCCGGCCTCGACGTGCTGGTCGTCCCGCTGGATCCACAGGATGGCGATCTCAGTCGAATGTTGGGCGTCGACGACGATCGTGCGCGAAGCGATGTCGACAACCTCGTTCGGCATATCGTCAATAGCCCCAAAGGCGCGTTCAAAGATCTGCCGAAAACAGCGGAGGGTGTCGACATCCTCCCAGAACATAACATGCTCTCGGATCTACGCGATCACCTCGAGCGTGAACAGAGCAAGGCTGAAGATTTCGGTGATGCCTACAACATCTACGCCCAGCTCCAGCGCGTCCTCCAGGAGGGCGGTGTCGGTGACCACTACGATGTACTAATATGTGATCCGCCGGCAACTGAGTCTGATCATCTCTACAATGCAATTTATGCAACGCGAAATCTCCTGATCCCATTCGAGCCCAGTGCCAAGGGTGAAGCGTCAGTTGAGGGCCTCCAGGAACTCGCGACGAATTTCGCCGATCAATTGAACATTGAGATTGGTGTGCTCGGTGCAGTCCCAATGGGTGTGAAAAACACGAGCGATCAGGAGCAACTGATCGACGACATTGAATTCCCGGTCCCTGAGGTAATCGGCGATCGGACATCACTGATGGAGGGCTGTTGGAAAAAACAGTGCTCAGCGTTCAAGTACGTCCGTGAGTATCGCGACCGACAACGGGACTACGAACTCGAGACGCTCGCGAAGGTCGACCGCATCGCTCGTCATATCGAGTCTGAACGCGGGATCGAAGCACCAAACCCACCAGAACCAGGCGCACTCGAGCATGGGGTAGTCCAATGA
- a CDS encoding AbrB/MazE/SpoVT family DNA-binding domain-containing protein, translated as MSSGTRDPEVVRVSQKGQATIPKTLREKFGIDTPGEVFIYEEDERIIVEPVPSLEELGGIHADADRERGEVIDRVRELKHEERRREDARTDRLRPADSRDE; from the coding sequence ATGTCGAGTGGTACTCGAGACCCAGAGGTTGTACGCGTCTCGCAGAAGGGACAGGCAACGATCCCGAAGACACTCCGAGAGAAGTTCGGGATCGACACCCCTGGAGAGGTATTCATTTACGAAGAGGACGAGCGTATCATTGTCGAACCAGTTCCCTCACTCGAAGAGTTAGGCGGGATTCACGCCGATGCTGATCGCGAACGTGGCGAGGTGATCGACCGAGTTCGTGAACTGAAACACGAGGAACGTCGGCGAGAAGATGCCCGTACTGATCGACTTCGACCGGCTGACTCGAGGGACGAATGA
- a CDS encoding PIN domain-containing protein, whose protein sequence is MSNEYVFGTEAIIAYLYDEPGRSVVEEYLGDVRDGAVEGLLAETNAGEILYLIARFEGIDDKPTTDSLRTADRDLRALERWGIQITQADWRLAAEVKADGHISFADAHGVALAHETDATLIAGADDDFETLPIDVDLIRFRESGV, encoded by the coding sequence ATGAGTAACGAGTACGTATTTGGCACCGAAGCGATCATCGCATACCTCTATGACGAGCCAGGTCGGAGCGTCGTCGAAGAGTATCTTGGAGACGTTCGTGACGGGGCTGTCGAAGGGCTACTGGCAGAAACCAACGCTGGTGAAATACTGTATCTCATTGCTCGCTTCGAAGGAATTGACGACAAACCAACGACAGACTCACTTCGCACTGCCGATCGGGATCTCCGTGCGCTTGAGCGGTGGGGAATTCAAATTACGCAAGCCGACTGGCGTCTTGCCGCCGAAGTGAAGGCAGATGGCCACATCTCGTTCGCGGACGCTCATGGCGTTGCACTCGCCCACGAGACGGATGCGACACTTATCGCCGGTGCCGATGACGACTTCGAGACGCTTCCGATCGATGTCGATCTCATTCGATTTCGCGAGAGTGGTGTCTAG
- a CDS encoding orc1/cdc6 family replication initiation protein, with protein MLDDEGETSVFVNRDLVEPDTIIDEERIVGRDDQLESVVSFLKPTLQGNRPPNMLLYGPAGTGKSLIIGAVTQQIIELCQSKGERFGVVDINCQPINTLDQAVYELVQTVAKDVDIEVGVPETGVSTKRKYRRLYELINEHYDSVIFILDEIDLLVGRRTSDEPAYSKLLYQLSRASNTNEIEGQVSVAALTNDPKFMEDIDGRAESSFNPRDIYFPDYDANQLRQILENRRDAFRSDTLTDDVLPLVSAFAAQSHGDARKAIDLFRGAGDLADERGDEKVREEHVRESQEEIDKDRSLKLIEGLTTQKKISLYATASVAHFSNWSGSSVPSPVGFKVYQWITEEIDADQMTRETYVKYVKELSTYGLISTSRKSRGRGGGMYMEFTFTGDPEAMMSRIVDDTRLEAIANHEDLLQPVVNAQLKEFHNQ; from the coding sequence ATGCTCGACGATGAGGGGGAGACATCGGTTTTTGTTAATCGAGACCTCGTCGAGCCTGACACGATTATCGATGAAGAGCGAATCGTCGGTCGCGACGACCAACTCGAGTCCGTCGTCTCGTTTCTGAAACCAACGCTCCAAGGGAACAGGCCTCCGAATATGCTTCTGTATGGTCCTGCTGGAACGGGAAAATCACTCATCATTGGGGCAGTCACACAGCAGATTATCGAGCTCTGCCAATCCAAAGGCGAACGCTTCGGCGTCGTCGATATCAACTGCCAGCCGATCAACACTCTCGATCAAGCGGTTTACGAGCTCGTTCAGACCGTCGCGAAGGATGTCGACATAGAAGTCGGCGTCCCAGAAACGGGTGTGTCAACAAAGCGCAAGTACCGACGCTTGTACGAGCTCATCAATGAACACTACGACTCGGTTATTTTCATCCTCGACGAGATCGATCTCCTGGTCGGCAGACGGACGAGCGACGAACCCGCGTACTCAAAACTCCTCTATCAGTTATCGCGAGCGAGTAATACAAACGAAATCGAGGGACAAGTCTCAGTTGCAGCACTGACAAACGACCCAAAATTCATGGAGGACATCGACGGTCGTGCCGAGAGTTCGTTTAATCCACGGGATATCTATTTTCCTGATTACGACGCTAACCAGCTCCGCCAGATACTCGAGAACCGTCGTGACGCCTTCCGGTCCGATACCTTAACTGACGACGTACTACCGCTCGTGTCGGCATTCGCAGCCCAAAGCCATGGAGACGCACGAAAGGCAATCGACCTATTCCGCGGTGCCGGTGACCTCGCGGATGAACGTGGTGATGAGAAAGTTCGCGAAGAACACGTCCGCGAATCCCAGGAGGAAATCGATAAGGACCGCTCACTGAAGCTGATCGAGGGACTGACCACCCAGAAGAAGATATCTCTCTACGCGACCGCTTCAGTCGCCCATTTCTCCAATTGGTCCGGGAGTTCCGTTCCGAGCCCGGTCGGCTTCAAGGTCTACCAGTGGATTACCGAAGAAATCGATGCTGACCAGATGACACGGGAGACCTATGTCAAGTACGTCAAAGAACTCTCCACGTATGGCCTCATCTCGACATCCCGGAAGAGTCGAGGCCGTGGTGGCGGAATGTACATGGAGTTTACGTTCACGGGAGACCCCGAAGCGATGATGAGTCGAATCGTCGATGATACTCGTCTGGAAGCGATTGCCAATCATGAAGATCTACTTCAGCCCGTCGTCAACGCCCAGTTGAAGGAGTTCCACAATCAGTGA